The Streptomyces sp. DH-12 genome has a window encoding:
- a CDS encoding alpha-amylase family protein, whose translation MARRTLAGIAALAAASVVMTPTAAEASPPGTKDVTAVLFEWNFASVARECTTTLGPAGYGYVQVSPPAEHIQGSQWWTSYQPVSYRIAGRLGDRAAFKNMVDTCHAAGVKVVADTVINHMSAGNGTGTGGSSYTKYDYPGLYSSHDFDNCTSEINNYGDRWNVQNCELVGLADLDTGEEYVRRTIAGYMNDLLSLGVDGFRIDAAKHIPAADLANIKSRLTNPSAYWKQEVIHGAGEAVQPTEYTGTGDVQEFRYAYDLKRVFHNENLAYLKNYGEGWGYLRSGSAGVFVDNHDTERNGSTLSYKDNAAYTLANVFMLAWPYGAPDINSGYEFTNHDAGPPNGGRVDACWQSGWKCQHNWPEIRSMVGFRNATRGQAVTDWWDNGGDAIAFGRGGKGFVAINHESGSLTRTYQTSLPAGTYCDVQSGKPVTVNGSGQLTATLGARTALAVYAGKSSC comes from the coding sequence ATGGCACGCAGAACCCTCGCCGGGATCGCCGCCCTCGCGGCCGCCTCGGTTGTCATGACCCCGACGGCGGCGGAGGCCTCCCCGCCCGGCACCAAGGACGTCACGGCCGTCCTCTTCGAGTGGAACTTCGCCTCGGTCGCCCGTGAGTGCACCACCACCCTCGGCCCCGCGGGCTACGGCTACGTGCAGGTCTCCCCGCCCGCCGAGCACATACAGGGCTCCCAGTGGTGGACCTCGTACCAGCCGGTGAGCTACAGGATCGCCGGACGCCTCGGTGACCGCGCCGCCTTCAAGAACATGGTGGACACGTGTCACGCGGCCGGCGTGAAGGTCGTCGCCGACACCGTCATCAACCACATGTCCGCCGGCAACGGCACGGGCACCGGCGGCTCGTCGTACACGAAGTACGACTATCCGGGCCTGTACTCCTCCCACGACTTCGACAACTGCACCTCGGAGATCAACAACTACGGCGACCGCTGGAACGTCCAGAACTGCGAACTGGTCGGCCTGGCCGACCTCGACACCGGCGAGGAGTACGTCCGCAGGACCATCGCCGGGTACATGAACGACCTGCTCTCCCTCGGCGTGGACGGCTTCCGCATCGACGCGGCCAAGCACATCCCCGCCGCCGACCTCGCCAACATCAAGTCGCGCCTGACCAACCCCTCCGCCTACTGGAAGCAGGAGGTCATCCACGGCGCCGGCGAAGCCGTCCAGCCCACCGAGTACACCGGCACCGGCGACGTCCAGGAGTTCCGCTACGCCTACGACCTCAAGCGGGTCTTCCACAACGAGAACCTCGCCTACCTGAAGAACTACGGCGAGGGCTGGGGCTACCTGAGGAGCGGCTCCGCCGGCGTCTTCGTCGACAACCACGACACCGAGCGCAACGGCTCCACGCTCAGCTACAAGGACAACGCCGCCTACACCCTGGCCAACGTCTTCATGCTGGCCTGGCCCTACGGCGCCCCGGACATCAACTCCGGCTACGAGTTCACGAACCACGACGCCGGACCGCCCAACGGCGGCCGGGTGGACGCCTGCTGGCAGAGCGGCTGGAAGTGCCAGCACAACTGGCCCGAGATCAGGTCCATGGTCGGCTTCCGCAACGCCACCCGCGGCCAGGCCGTCACCGACTGGTGGGACAACGGCGGCGACGCCATCGCCTTCGGCCGGGGCGGCAAGGGCTTCGTGGCGATCAACCACGAGTCCGGCTCCCTGACCCGCACCTACCAGACCTCCCTCCCGGCGGGCACGTACTGCGACGTGCAGAGCGGCAAGCCGGTGACGGTGAACGGTTCGGGACAGCTCACCGCGACGCTGGGCGCCCGCACGGCCCTCGCCGTGTACGCGGGCAAGTCGTCCTGCTGA